The Helianthus annuus cultivar XRQ/B chromosome 16, HanXRQr2.0-SUNRISE, whole genome shotgun sequence genome includes a window with the following:
- the LOC110917198 gene encoding cytochrome P450 76T24 gives MDYIIIFILLSILTWLYFFTRESGRQKSGVATRLPPGPYPLPIIGNILELGDKPHHSLASLSKTYGPLMSLKLGSTTMIVVSSCEIAQEFFSKHDISFSSRSVPCAIRVIDNHNTSMVWLPVGDQWRRLRRICKEHLFSVRQLDASRFLRKRKVQELLDFVHGCRMSGKPINIGETATITTLNVLSNYIFSTDLAQYDSPSSQEFKNMVWAVMEISGAPNLADYFPVLRPLDPHGLLRRSKFYNKKLSAIFEQHISERLRARSTSSSDASTKDLTDLLLNISKDQNSSISLNDIRQLLYDLFLAGTDTTSNTLEWAMAELMHNPEKMLKAQAEIKKVIGNHDRTFEESDISGVPYLRAVIKETLRLHPPVTFLVPHKAITDVEIKGHMVPKDAQIMCNLWAMGQDPNVWSDPQRFEPERFLDVEIDFKGRDFEFIPFGAGRRMCPGLPLADIMLHLMLGTLIHKFDWKIEGGMRTQDMDMTDKFGFTLKKNLPLMAIPVKL, from the exons ATGGACTACATAATCATCTTCATATTATTGTCCATTCTTACATGGCTTTATTTCTTTACGCGCGAATCGGGCCGTCAAAAGTCGGGTGTCGCCACCCGACTGCCGCCCGGCCCGTACCCGCTTCCAATCATTGGAAACATCTTGGAACTCGGAGACAAACCACACCACTCGCTTGCTTCACTATCCAAAACTTATGGACCTTTGATGTCCTTAAAGCTCGGTAGCACCACCATGATTGTTGTTTCGTCATGTGAAATCGCTCAAGAGTTCTTTTCAAAACATGATATTTCTTTCTCGAGTAGATCTGTCCCATGCGCTATTAGGGTAATCGACAACCATAACACGTCCATGGTTTGGCTGCCTGTTGGGGACCAGTGGCGACGGTTAAGACGAATATGCAAAGAACACTTGTTTTCGGTTCGTCAACTTGATGCAAGCCGGTTTCTACGCAAGCGAAAGGTCCAGGAACTCCTGGACTTTGTTCATGGTTGTCGCATGAGTGGCAAACCGATCAACATTGGTGAAACTGCGACTATAACAACTCTAAACGTTCTCTCCAACTACATATTTTCTACTGATTTAGCTCAGTATGATTCTCCATCTTCTcaagaatttaagaacatggtatGGGCTGTCATGGAAATTTCTGGTGCACCAAATTTAGCCGATTATTTTCCTGTGCTTCGGCCCTTGGATCCACATGGCTTGCTACGACGATCAAAATTTTACAACAAGAAGCTTTCGGCAATATTTGAGCAACATATCAGTGAACGGTTGCGTGCTAGAAGTACAAGTTCATCCGATGCATCAACCAAGGATCTTACCGATTTGCTATTGAACATCAGTAAAGATCAAAACTCCTCAATTAGCCTTAATGACATAAGACAGTTGCTATAT GACTTATTTCTTGCAGGAACCGACACGACATCAAACACGTTGGAATGGGCAATGGCGGAACTAATGCACAACCCCGAGAAAATGTTGAAAGCTCAAGCGGAGATCAAGAAAGTAATAGGAAATCATGACAGAACTTTTGAAGAATCAGACATCTCCGGGGTTCCTTACCTACGCGCCGTTATAAAAGAAACTCTTCGGTTGCACCCTCCTGTTACCTTTTTAGTCCCTCATAAAGCCATAACTGATGTTGAGATCAAAGGTCACATGGTCCCAAAAGACGCGCAGATCATGTGTAACTTGTGGGCCATGGGTCAAGACCCGAATGTGTGGTCAGACCCACAAAGGTTCGAGCCAGAGAGGTTTCTTGATGTCGAGATAGACTTCAAAGGTCGTGATTTTGAGTTCATCCCGTTTGGTGCAGGAAGAAGGATGTGTCCAGGATTGCCTCTTGCGGATATTATGTTGCATTTGATGTTGGGAACTTTGATTCATAAGTTTGATTGGAAGATTGAAGGAGGCATGAGAACACAAGATATGGATATGACTGATAAGTTTGGGTTTACATTAAAGAAAAATCTGCCTTTGATGGCCATTCCAGTCAAACTTTGA